Proteins co-encoded in one Seriola aureovittata isolate HTS-2021-v1 ecotype China chromosome 1, ASM2101889v1, whole genome shotgun sequence genomic window:
- the apip gene encoding methylthioribulose-1-phosphate dehydratase, with protein sequence MSALCGTSNGFQDAGQEAAEKQESEHPRVLIPELCRLFYQLGWVTGTGGGISLRRGEQIYIAPSGVQKERIQPDDMFVCDVEERDISCPPAWKKLKKSQCTPLFMNAYTMRGAQAVIHTHSKAAVMATLLYPGKEFRITHQEMIKGIRKGTSGSNYRYDDTLVVPIIENTPEEKDLKDRMARAMDEYPDSCAVLVRRHGVYVWGESWEKAKTMCECYDYLFDMAVQMKQCGLDPSALPMEEKGIV encoded by the exons ATGTCGGCGTTGTGTGGCACCAGCAATGGCTTCCAAGATGCAGGTCAAGAGGCCGCAGAGAAACAG GAGAGCGAACATCCCCGAGTTCTCATCCCCGAGTTATGTCGACTCTTCTACCAGCTGGGATGGGTGACGGGGACGGGCGGAGGGATCAGTCTGAGACGAGG AGAGCAGATCTACATCGCGCCATCAGGCGTCCAGAAAGAGAGAATACAG CCAgatgacatgtttgtgtgtgacgtGGAGGAGAGGGACATCAGCTGTCCACCAGCCTGGAAGAAATTAAAGAAGAGCCAGTGTACGCCGCTTTTTATGAATGCCTACACCATGAGAG GGGCACAGGCAGTGATACACACCCACTCCAAGGCTGCTGTCATGGCAACGCTGCTGTATCCTGGCAAGGAGTTCAGGATAACACACCAGGAGATGATCAAGGGGATTCGTAAGGGCACCTCAGGCTCCAACTATCG GTATGATGACACCCTGGTTGTGCCTATTATCGAAAATACACCAGAGGAGAAGGACTTGAAAGACCGGATGGCTCGGGCCATGGATGAATACCCAGATTCATGCGCGGTCCTCGTCCGCCGACACGGTGTTTATGTCTGGGGCGAGTCGTGGGAAAAAGCCAAGACCAT GTGCGAATGCTACGACTACCTGTTCGACATGGCTGTGCAGATGAAGCAGTGTGGGCTGGACCCTTCAGCCCTCCCAATGGAAgaaaaaggaatagtttga